One stretch of Prunus persica cultivar Lovell chromosome G1, Prunus_persica_NCBIv2, whole genome shotgun sequence DNA includes these proteins:
- the LOC18792264 gene encoding repressor of RNA polymerase III transcription MAF1 homolog → MKFLEYTPLERLNDFFSHLNLGGRTINGCLEAYSCKHTGSDKKLSLSLENEILDYLGKSSDTDSSSPAEFLLTRSSRKTLIYLVLTLYHLYPDYDFSAVNAHQFFTEESWDSFKQMFDTYMFEASKEWTETNEGSSLLEALYKALDEVVRLAECEVYSYIPDSDADPFLERGAVWSFNFFFYNRKLKRVVSFRLSCESNLVADGLCYEEDGEIFDGMDI, encoded by the exons ATGAAGTTCTTGGAATACACCCCGTTGGAACG ATTAAATGATTTCTTTAGTCATTTGAATCTCGGAGGGCGAACCATTAATGGTTGTCTTGAAGCTTACTCTT GTAAACACACGGGATCGGATAAGAAATTGTCTCTCAGTTTGGAGAATGAG ATTCTTGATTATCTTGGGAAATCTTCGGACACTGACTCTTCCTCACCTGCTGAATTCCTGCTGACCAGATCCAG CCGGAAGACATTGATTTACCTGGTTTTGACACTCTATCACTTGTATCCGGACTATGACTTCAG TGCAGTAAATGCTCACCAGTTCTTCACAGAGGAAAGCTGGGACAGTTTTAAGCAAATGTTCGATACCTATATGTTTGAAGCATCAAAG GAATGGACAGAGACCAATGAGGGCAGTTCCTTGCTGGAAGCTTTGTACAAGGCTTTGGATGAG GTCGTTAGATTAGCAGAATGTGAAGTTTACAGTTACATTCCCGACTCTGACGCTGATCCGTTTCTTGAGAGAGGAGCTGT ATGGTCattcaacttctttttctaTAATAGAAAACTTAAACGTGTTGTGAGTTTCCGTCTCAGTTGTGAAAG TAACTTGGTGGCTGATGGGCTGTGCTATGAGGAAGATGGAGAAATTTTTGATGGCATGGACATTTGA
- the LOC18793618 gene encoding uncharacterized protein LOC18793618 has product MGNYISCTLATPLIKSSKSARVIFPNSAVRQFREPIKAAELMLECPGTFLANSQSLHIGRRFSALGADEELEFGNVYLMFPMRRLSSIVTAADMAVFFMAANSAAKRISGGKVRILPENGREGGEMVGVESGEESHDDQDQDGKGDRGPLRLSLDGVEGLQVAEFQYRLAACRSRKPVLETIKEEPISSR; this is encoded by the coding sequence ATGGGAAACTACATCTCATGCACTTTGGCCACGCCTCTGATCAAGAGCTCCAAATCAGCAAGAGTGATCTTCCCAAACAGCGCCGTTCGACAGTTCCGGGAACCGATCAAAGCGGCGGAGCTCATGCTCGAGTGTCCAGGCACCTTCTTAGCAAACTCACAGTCTCTCCACATAGGCCGCAGATTCTCCGCTCTCGGTGCCGACGAGGAGTTGGAGTTTGGCAATGTTTACCTCATGTTCCCGATGAGGAGGCTCAGCTCTATAGTCACGGCCGCAGACATGGCAGTGTTCTTCATGGCGGCCAACTCAGCGGCCAAGCGCATATCTGGCGGCAAGGTCAGGATCTTGCCCGAAAACGGCCGCGAAGGAGGAGAAATGGTAGGAGTGGAGAGCGGGGAAGAAAGTCATGATGATCAAGATCAAGATGGTAAAGGTGATCGAGGTCCACTGAGGTTGAGTTTGGATGGAGTTGAGGGGTTGCAGGTGGCAGAGTTTCAGTATAGGTTAGCTGCCTGTAGGTCAAGGAAGCCTGTATTGGAAACCATCAAAGAAGAGCCGATTTCTTCAAGataa